The DNA window ttgacacacacacacacacacgtatgCAGCAAGATGTAGAGAcaaatatatgtgtatgcgcCTATACTACCATGCTGATGAGTAGATATCCAAAACATGCATGCcgattatatatatatatatatttaaatACTAGGAAGTATGTCTcaaaatatatatatatatatatatatgaatggGTGAGAATTGTGTAGGGAGTATCTTGATGATATGTATTGTTCACTTTCAGGTCGGGGATATCCGAATAAGCCCTCGTGTATAATTTTCTGCGTTTCACAGTGAGACTGGTCAgccgaaaaagggaaagcgaggcgagTCCCACGGATGCACATCACATCCTGGAGTTCGTGCTGCCTCTTTGATTTTTTCGAGGAACAGCCTGTGCAAGCGAGAATCTCTAAAAAAGGTGTCGCAATACACGCAAGTGGATGCACAAATCCGCTCCACATTTTCGCACGATTGTAAGGTGGGAAAGAAAATCCCTGTAGAGCATTTACACGTCCGACGATCCGTGTGTGAATGTGTGTCAGATTATCTTAAAAGACTAGAAAAATgttgcggtgtctctccgtttcatccggcgtcttccgctgTTTACACTTTGACCgccgaaacgcggagaaCAGAAGCCCCCCGAATGTTCTGGCTTTCACACCCAACAACAAGAGTCTTCTCTCGACATAAAAAAGGAAAATACTTCACTGGATGCTTCACCGTCCCACAGACCGCAGGGTTCCGCGTGGGCTGCAAAAAAGAAGAGTGCCTTTTCTACcctccagagagacacaggctaACCGCATCTAGACCGGAGCAGGGAGAATGAAACGTCTTCACCCAGGATGCACAAAACCGCACAAGCTAACGACAGTTCCCCTCACCTCTGTCGCCAAGCAAATCCATGCACGTGCATCCACGCATACATATCCATAAATACACACGTAGGTACACAGCTGTATTACGGACATGGAAACATCCACAGATACCTCCATGCACAAATGCATATTAACGGACCTCCCAATACAgcagcatgcatgcatatatataccaacatatatatatatatatatatatatatatagagagagagagagagagagagagagagagatagataccCCTGGAAGCCGCAGCAGATGAGGAACTCTAAGGCCCCTGAGACGTCCTTTTCaccacgaaaaaaacaggcaCAAAATGAAGGATAAGTTTCTGAATCACCCATTTTACCCCGACCCTTCAcaacgccttcttccttttgtACCCCAGACTCAACACGCCACCAGAGTAGGCACCGCTAAATAACTGCACTTTTACATTCTCCCTTCGAGGCATTTGGAATGGATAGCGAGATATAAAAAACACTGGTGGACCTTTCCTTCAGCAGACAAGTCGAGCCAGAGCCAGTGTGAAAAAACTGTGGTCCGAGCAATCGTGAATGGCCTGCAACGACAGAACCAAGAAACGCGCAGCACCCCGCCTCGCACATATCGCTTTCAAAAACCCTGAATCTGTCATTCAAGCTTCCAACAGTTTAGTTTGTCCCGCCGGAGCGTCGCCACCATTcctgcttctcgtctcctcacTCTGCAGCTGACTTGTGCGCTTGGAATCTGAAAAGACAGATGCCACCCCActgctctttctcggcttttgcctccctttctccttgATCGCTTCGTCGTTGACGAATGCGCTCTCTCCTGATTTTTGTCTTGCAAGCAGCCTGCTTCCGCCGCCCACCACGCACCTGCCACGTACCAGAGCAGTGCCCCATGCCACAGTGCAACTCTTTTCAacgtctcgccgtctcccgccgctGTGCTTGCTTGCATACTTCGCCCCTGCTCAAAAacccctctctccgttttcaaCACGTTCAAggtctcgctcttctcctgactcatcttctctttctcttccctctcgacATTCTTTTCCCGCGTGGACCTCGGATTCCCCAGCCGCCGAGCCAGCACTGCATGCAAGCACTCCTGCCGCCGGTACCGtgggagaagcagaggaacaagagggataagaggaggaaaaagaagtgccaggagcagaggaagaagaagagggagaacaagaggacgaagacgaggaagaagagctagaagaagaggaggaagaagacccagaagaagaggaagaagaggacgacgcagagctAGAAGATGAGTTAGAacaagaggacgaagacgaggaagaagagctagaagaagaggaggaagaagacccagaagaagaggaagaagaggacgacgcagagctAGAAGATGAGTTAGAacaagaggacgaagacgaggaagaagagctagaagaagaggaggaagaagacccagaagaagaggaagaagaggacgacgcagagctAGAAGATGAGTTAGAacaagaggacgaagacgaggaagaagagctagaagaagaggaggaagaagacccagaagaagaggaagaagaggacgacgcagagctAGAAGATGAGTTAGAacaagaggacgaagacgaggaagaagagctagtagaagaggaggaagaagacccagaagaagaggaagaagaggacgacgcagagctAGAAGATGAGTTAGAacaagaggacgaagacgaggaagaagagctagaagaagaggaggaatcACCAAcgggggaagaagccgcgtGGGTGCAGTTGAAAGAAGATTTTGGGGGCGCAGGCGCCACGCGAGAAGATTGCTTTTTGTGACGCTGGCGGGAGAGCGCTGCTGCTACCGTTTCCATGGTTGACTGAAGTTGCTCTTGAGTCAAGGCGAGGCCGTggaagcacgagaagaaacgctcCATCtgaaggacagagagacatcAATCACACGGCCCGATCCATTTATTCCGGGCAACATGGAAAACTacacagaaaggagaaggatCTGCGGGCGAAACAAACACGACGACAGTGCTGAGAAACGTGGAAAGAACCAAACCGCACGGGACAGGGGGGGGCACAGCGCAGAGCGCAAGGCTCTTATTTCGCAAGAAATCGACAACAGGCtcgccagagagaacgccAAATTCGGGAAAGAACAACACAATCGCCGCGCCGCCACCCCTTCTGGAGTCACCAATGGTTGTGCCTGGAGACCGTTGCGTAACCGAGATGACCGAGAAAGACGGCAGGTAAGAGACGCAGACTCAGAACGGTAGAAGAGTCGCAGCGACTGTGAAGATGGAAGCAGTTATGGGGGCGAGCCGAAGCTCGCGTCGGAGAGCCTGGAAAAGTTTTCGGAGCAGCGGAGAGCGCATGCTAAGTAGCATATACAACGGGGACACGCGGGCGCGAATGAAAagcccagagagaagggacgcgACAAAAGGAGCCAAGAGGCAGGAGATCGAAAGAGCCATTTGAGGAAACGGGAGGGTGGCGAAcggaaagcgaagcgagacCTTTCGATCCACCGGAGTCAAAAGGAAAGCCACGGAGAgatcgcgagagagagtacaaaggagacgcgcggctcACCTCCATCGCCTGGAAGTGCGTTGTcgtcgaagaagacaagacagCCATGCACTCGTCCAGGCTGCCGCTGAGCAGCTCGTCTTGGAAGTAGGCGAGaatcgcgagagaagcctgGAAGAGGACGATGTCGCCCtcaacgaggaagaagtccCAGACGCGACTGACGAGTTCAAACGGCAAACACCTGACAACCCCCGCGcgcaaaaacagaaaaaaaagggaaagacgtAACGTTtccgcgagacgagaagaagcgaagagaaggcgctaCCTGGAAGCGCAAACGGGCGACATGGATGCGTGTCCCGAGGCGGCGCACGCTCGTGGCCCCACCTCTCACCCCCACAAAGCAATTTCCTCTAGAGAGAGGCATTTTCGCTTTTGCTCTGACAATCGACCGAAACACTGCGAAACCAAAACTGGCCGCTCACCTCGTGAACAGGGTGTACATCCACTCGATGAGGAACATGTCGCTGCTGATGCCCAAGGCCTCAAAATGTGCAGCAGTTCTGGGGAGTTTCTCGGCGAGAAGTGCGTCGAAAGTTCGAAAGTACAGCCCCACGACTGCCATGTCAAAGGTGtagaacgcatgcagcgacttCCTGAGCTGCGAGGCAACAAAGCGAGCCAGCATGCACGGGAACAtcgcgaagacagcgagaacgcgcgcgcgggcccggagagaggcgccgccaACACGCGGGAGGCCAGGAGAAGCGACTGGAGGTGGGAAACGCGGCGCCGAAGGCGGACGCGGAAACATGTGGGGGAAGAAGCCCTTTTTCTGATGGAAACGAAATCGCGTTCTGGACTCTCGGTTTTGCACAcctctttccgctcttctgcgCGACGGTCGCCCCTTTTGCTTACCAGCAGGTTGCTCAGACAGACAAAGGTGGAATACTCATCCATGTAGAGCAGGAACGCGCCAGCGAGATACGCCATGCCCTGGACGTAGCCGACATCCGGCCGAAACACCGCGTAAGCCTCCAACACGCAGCGCAGATACTCGTACATCATGTGGCTCGCCGGGACGCAGAACGGAAGCGGCTGCACTGCCTGCGTGTCGACGCGCTCTCTCGACTTCGATCTTgatcgcgaagaagaggcagacgaggaagagaaggacgaagaagaggaggaagaagaacaagaggaggaagaagaggaagaagaagaggaagaagaagaagaggaagaagaagaggacgaagaaggcggattACAATAGCCTGGTCGTTGGACAGTAACGAAATTTGATTTTGAGGGTGAGCCTCTGCGCACGGAGCCGGCAAATCTCTCCCTGgtgtcctctctgtcttcttcttgtgATGGCTTCTTTGCAGACTGTCGGTCGTTGCCTTTTTGGAGTGAAGCcgcatcttcctctttcgcctcttcgatGTATTCCTCTTTCCCAGACACCCCCGCGACGGGGCGGCTCTCACTAGTCGCCAAGTTCAATGtttgtccttcttctttgctgTTACCATCTTCGTCGTTTTCCGTCCCGGTTCGCTCCTCGTTTCGACTCTCCCCTatccgtctcgccttcccctggTCTCCTTGTACCTCGTCTCCGGGggcgttctctcctgcgccgcccACCTCTCGattcgtttctcccctcgtctctaccatctcttccgccttcacTTCTGTCTCCATTGACTCCTTCTCCacctctgcctcgctttccattgtctcccgcgcctctgtctcctcgccacgctcagtttttccgccttcgcggccGGGCTGGTTTTCCGTCTTGCCAGCAAGTGCTTcaggtgtctcgacacctccgcgtctgttctcttcccGAGCAgggcgcgaaacgcgcgtcCGACacgcgccgaggcgaggcagcgtgCGGTGGAGGTCCATCGCGATGGTttggaaggcggagaagacgccaggTTCCCAGTTGAAGAATCCGCACGGGCATgtggagaaagacgcaggcgcggcggagGCCGACACGGGCTCCGACGCCGAGAGCTTGCACCCTCCGCAGGTTACGCAGCAGCAACAGCACGTCTGTGGAGCGAGGGAAGCCGAGCGCGTTTCTTCGGACCCCGAAACAGACGAGGGTCGATTCTTACTAGCCGGGCCGTCCACGTGGAGCTTTGGGTTGTCTTGGTCGCTTCGCGAAGGCAACCTGCGTGCCACGGGACTGCGtgtgctctcttctctctcgcccgggctctctctcgctgccccGTGTCGGCAGCATGGACAGCACTCCCGGCTTCGCCTGCcatttccctcctctcccgccttctccgtcggcgccccggcgtctctgtcgcgtccacgcgcgtctccctcgttcttttccttctcggtcttctcttttcgcgcttcctgatctcgctcttcttgatctctctcttcgtcggtcCTCATGGTTTCGGCGATCCGGTCTCGATAGCGGCGGTTCGTGCGTACGAGGTAGCTCCGCACGTGTTGCACGCGGCTGAGGAGAATCTCATAGAGCCGGGGGGTGATCAGCAGCTGGTCTCCAACCGCCTTCTTCCACACTTCGCCGCGAACTTCCGTCGGGACGCCTGCATGGAGGAGccgggagaagagcgcggaCCCCCGCTGGCTGTTCCAGTCGGGAAGGATCACGTCAATCCACGTGGCCGCCGACAGCACGCTCGGATCCACGGCGTCCACGGCGGGCCGTCGCGCAGTCGCCGCCGCGAGGCGActctccttcgcgcctttgctgcggaagcgaaggctGCTCGGCAGGTACAGCTGGCCTGTTTCCCGACCCGTCGAGGCGCCAAGGccctcctcgcgcttctcgcgccccTTCCCCCCCGACGTCCCTCCACGCGAGgacaaaacagaggaagaagcaaacgatgccaacgaagaggaagaagaagaggaagaagaagaggaagaagaagaggaagaagaggaagagtgcGTTGAGGTCTTGTCTCGGCTGAAGAGGAGCGCTCGCCAAGATCGACTCACGCCCATGCTTACACTGCTGtcggctttctctccactggtGAGCGCCGCGGTGCTTGTTTGACTCCGAGCCAGCGGCGGGCCGGCTGGGGCAGTGGCCACCGCGCCACTCGCGAACCGAGCGAAGCCGGCTCCGAGCGAGATTcgcctgtctttcttcgAGACGGCAGACCGCGAGAACACGGAGTCCTCTTTGTCGGCggcctctcccgtctcggGAGCAGGAACaggcctctcttctgcctcttctgtccgggctctttccgcttctccgcacGCCTCTGcacgcgccgcctctgcgaGCGGGTTTCgcgacgccgccgccgcggagacaccatCTTGAAAAAACCTCGAAGAGCTGGCCACGTCCTGTCGTGTCGAGGTTGCCGAAGCCGGAGTCCCCGTTGCCTCTCCAGGGGCTTCCACGGACGCCGTGCAGGCGCCTGTCTCGACAGGGGCATTGGCAGGGAGAGGCGTGTACGAGTTCGTGCTGCCTACGCTGAAGGGCgactcttccttctccgtccccaGCGCGAATCCCGCCGCCGCTAAGAACgatggagacgcggaaggcgtGGAGGACTTGGGCTCTGGCGCATGCGAGGAGCTGTGGTGCAGGCTGGAAGCGAGCCGGCCCATCCCATAGAGTTTCTTTGCGACACTCGTGGCCGCAATGCGGCTCGCCACGCGATGCAGCGACGCCTTCGGGCTGGACTCGTCCTTGCCGGGTCTTCGCTCTCCCAACTGCTTCAGCCGCCCGCCGTgcgaggtgtctgtacactccgGCGGTTCTATCCGGAGCTCGCCTGCGCCGCGCCCCTCCCCAGTTTTCCGTTCGGGtgaggcgcctgcggcgcctcccaCTGCGTCAGGACGGCAACCCTCCTCCAAACCCCTACCCtctgcggtgtatgtacacctgagaGCGGCCGCTGAggctgcttcctcgcgccaCGGCGAGGCTACGGAGACCACATTCGCTTGGCCGTGTCGAGGCGATATCGCGAATGCTGTGATCCCACTTTTGCTTCCACTTGTCCGAATTCcagaggcgaaaggaaaTCGGGTCTTCTCTGTAAGGGTGGAGAAGGGAATTCCGGTCCGGGATGCATGCGATGCGGCCTCATTCCCTGCGCCGGCTCcatcttccttcttctcttctcccttctcgagCAAGATGTTGCCCCCTGTGGAAATCGGCAGCGGAGGCAGAGCTGTCTCCCCAGCTGGAGGCCCGTTGGGGAGGCTCCGCGAACGATCGCTTTCCACGAGCTTCTCTGCAATCGGTACGTTTCCTTCATCCCCTGACATGCGCAACAACGCGGAGGACGGGGCAGCCTCGTCGAGAGACGCAAGTGGACTGCtcgaagagacacccggaagcgacaaggaagagggCGGTGAAGAGAGCGATGAGGTGCTCTTGTCccggcgccgcctcccgtAGGACGCGTaacggggaaagagagcggagcTGTCGCCGGTGCGCGgtctttctcgttccctTACCGGGGACCGCCCAGACGATtggaaggacgagaagacaaacgagaaagaagacgcagaacgGTGTCGAGGGAGGGAACCCTCCGATTTCGAAGACGCATGCGGCTGGGGCGCCCGCTGCGGCCCGCCACACGCAGCCAGCTGCGCTCTAAGGAAACGGATTTCTTCGTCGTAGCGCGAAACTGTCTCCGCGAAAatctccgtcgcctccgccttctctctccgcagacGTTCGACAACCTGCGCCACCTGGGAagccgaagagaaggcgagaaaaagacaatcgagaaagaaaaatagaaagagagggggaaaagagaggacgagaaaaaatgagggagagacacagacagaaggcgacaaagagcCAGACAGAGCGAAAcaacgaggaagcgagagagaaggcgaggaacagaaagagggagagagaagggaagacaacACATAAAACGTAAGCATGTCGAATCCAAGAGAAatggaggcagaagaagagacaaagaacgTGAactgagaaaaagacaaagggCGATCGTAACGTGCAGATGCCcggtgcgcatgcactgtgAACACCACGCGTGGAAAACCACGCCAGAGGCTGTGGCTTCAAGCCTGGTGAGAATGCAAGACAAATCCGAGACGAAACACGAacgcagacggagaggagacaaaaacgttACGTGCGTTCTCTGGGAGGATTCTcagggaagagagatggAACTGAGGCGACGCACGGAGATGCCTCCTCCAGGCGTCCGAAGACAAGAAGCCCCTCGGGTCGGACACACCGCCggccaagagagacaaacagttCGCTCTAGGGGTAAACCCGAAGTTTATATCTGAGCTACGTGGCTCTGGAAAAAACCCTTTCACATATATTTGCGTGAACGCTTATCTGGCGACGTGGTCCATTGTGTTTGGATACTCTACAAACATCTCTACGTCGTTTAATCGGCAGTCTGGGCACATCGGATcgacacagatatatatacgtatatatatagatatatatagatatatatgtagatgaCAACGTATACATCttcatacacatatacatataaatgtATGCCAGCATACAAATATCAGTGagacgtgtgcatgcattcgtaAGCCCGAGGTGCACACACTGCTGTggagtctctcgcgtcttgcgAGAGCAGTGTTTGCAACTTACGTCTTCACCTGAGAGGCTcccagaagaagcagcggcggGATGtgcagaggaaagacagggtaacgagggcgaggacgaagaaagagaaggcgaagaagaaggggaaggcgaagaagaaagagaaggcaaagacgaaggacaaggcgaagagagaagagacgtgtggcccgaggaaggaggcgtGGAAACCTGAGGAGAGATCTCGTGCCGGGATCGCCTGCTTCCGAGGACATGTTCGACGTCTGCTGCCCCGCGTccctcttcctgtcgctttTCCGATGTCAGTCCAGGTGAGACGAAATGTCGTgacttctctcctgcgtcgttTGTGTCgcccgtgtctctttccttctcccttgcctGTACACCGGAGAACCGCGTTCTCTCAGCTGCGTCCAGggcttcttcggcgtctATCCggcctcctcgttcttctggggattcgtcgccgtcgcctgtgCCACCGTGTCCCGCCTGTGTAagcggtgtacatacacccgagtCGCCTCGTCCCGACCCCCTGCTGGCGGTCACACCAATGTGGGCGGCAGAAGCGTCAGGCGAATCCTCTGATTCGCTGATCTGCACGCTTGTATCTCTCTGCGCATCCAggctttccctcttcctgccgtcgcctttcgcttctcctgcACCTTGCCGTCCTGGGGTGTCCCGTTCCCGAGCGTCCAGTTGacgtttcctgtcttctgcctcccctCCTGGATGTCTTTCCTCCATTCCGTTCACTGACGCCGCAAGTAGCCCTCCCCGAGTACAAATGGGCAGAACAGCATCCGCGTCTCCATCTCGTCCTCGATTCGGGTTCCTCCccacgtcttcttctcgccctccatcttctccctccttctccccttcttctcgggcCCCACTGGCAGTCAGTAGAGTGCGGCCTTCCAGGGCTGCCATAGCAGCAGATTTCTTCATTGACAATcgggcttctctcctcccttcccAGCTGTTTTCCTCCCGGtttcgttcctttcctttcttccccgtttaattcccttttcgttcctgcttcttgtttctgtcttccctctctcctctttcctgttcgtcGCCTACAAGgggagaccgcgagagacCGAAAAAGGCCATTCGAATTTGATTCCAGGCGGAAGTTGCACGGCTAGAGAATCAGACCAGGCAGATGCCGATAGAGATGCAGCGGTCAGAGGTGAACCAGCAGGAGGGCGAAggatggagagacagtgtAGTAGTCGGTGGAAAAGACGGTTGGGAGAAAACGTGGAACGCGAGACACGGGAGAAAATGGAGGGGGTGACCCCACGCGCAGAAggacgggggagaagacaagaaactCGAACTTGCTTCTGGTACtaaaaaagaaagaaggggagagaaaagaagagaacgattcagtttttcctcgtctgttcCACCATTCACGGATCAGGGGAAAAGGCTATTTCGCTGGACCCCCGGGTCACCTCAACCCggtgtgtacatacaccggcCGAACTGCGCCTAGCAGACTTCACCTCTAAAGCTAAGATTTTTCCCTCTTTGAGACCTGAAAACACCGCTGGACACGATATCAGAATAAGCAagtcgtttcctctttctaAAGAAAACGGCACACCGGAACGAGACCTTCCTGGTGGTCAGAAACCacaaggaaaaagaagtgaGTCAGCCTGCGTcacacaaagagaggagcaaTGCCACAGCGGGCGCAGCGATTCCCagaggaaaagcaaaggGACAGAATGTTTCGTTGCTTTCAAGAAACATGAGAGAGTCCATCACAGAGgcacgaagaaggagcgacTTCGACCGCGGGAAAATCCAAAAACGGCGATGCGCTCTTGTAGCATCTCGAACTGCGAACTACAAAGCCGCGCTACAGCACGCAAAGCAGACCAAGGTGTCTCCCACGCgcttttgcatgcatgcttgtTCCCGCTAGTCGCCGACCTTAGAGCCCGACAAGCGAGTCTAGACACTAGACATCAAAACGTCGAAAGGCGTTCTCTTTAATTCTTTCATGCGGCTCCACGTCTCAGTCTCTAaccaagaaaaagaagcttttctctcccgagCACCGCCACACCCTTGACAGTCCGAATCGTTCACATGCAAATGCATTCAAGTAGATctacatctctctctcccgatatatataaatatttAGGGgtacatatatctatctgtatggATGCATCCATAAATACGTAGAtgtatatgtctatatatgtaaatatgtaGGCTTCTACATGTAGTAACCTCACAAGCGATATACCTGCCGTGGTGAtatctgcctctctctctctctctctctctctatatatatatatatatatatgtaatcTGCGGATTGGTGTggccgtgtgtctctttcgtgcTTCCTATGAGAGGATATGTCTGTTTTTGTGATGTTTTTTGTCTCGGGGAGTATGTACTTGCAACGATCGCGTCTCCTTGACGGCATCGCTGGGGGCGTGTGCTTGGCTAAGAATACATGCAGCAAATGTCTTCCTCGTGCGGAGATGCATGGTCAGTTCCACGTTtatcctctcttctcgggcTAGACGTGTGTACAATTTTTTCGGGAATTCTCTCCCTACATGGAGCGCTCTTCGGCTGTGTGGGTCTGGGAAACCGACGTACTTCTTTTTCCCACTgtcccgtgtctcctcgatTACAAATGCACTGGCAGTCATGTATCCAGAGATCGAAACCGATGCCTATGccgagaggcaggcagatGAAAAGATATCTAAACATCCACACGAAGGTATTTCTTTAGATTTACATCAGCTAAGAcatgtacgtatgtatatacatatatatggagagagacaaatgATTACACCGGtattatatatacatatattcaACTATCTGTCTGGGAATGCCTAAAGGTGCGCAGGGTGATCGGTCGCTGTGGTTTCACCTGATGCACAGCTTGTTCCTGCGTCTGTCACAAatcttctctcgtcgtctgTGTTGTTTCTCGGTACGAAGGCCATGGAAGGATACGCCGTGGAGAGCAGTGAGATGGAGAACTCCCCACAAAATGCGTGCGAACAAAGCTTCTACGCTCAGCAGGCTGCCGCCTTTACAGCGAACTGCCTGCAGAGAGCCAGGAGAGTGCCACGCATATCAACACTCAACCTTGTTTTTCGACGCACGAGGCCACGACATATCTCTCGAGTTTTTTTCGGGTTTTGAAGTGTATGATTgtgagggaaggaaaaccaGGCACaagccttctctctttcatTTGAATCTGAAgcattctcttcctcctttctcgaAGGTAGTGGGACTGGGTGACAGGCAATCAAGACAGGGCGGGGTCACATTCCCAGCGTCCGTCCTCGGTCTGTGCAAATGCTAAAagttctctcgcgttcaGAAAAACCGCAACCCAAGGGACTGAAAGCCTGTCGTGTACACAGATCAGGAGATCCTCTTACACAGAACCGTGGAGGCACTCTTACACAGAACTGTGGAGGCACTCTTACACTGCCCAAACGGGCTAAATCCCGACGGCTTTGTAATGACAGACTCTGAGGGTGCACAGCCTGAAGGAGAtaagaggaaaggaagaacaaCATTTTTTTCGCAGAGGTAAGGCTTTatcgaagagagagcagagagaactgACGAAGCTCCTGAGGTGCGCGTTTCCTAGCTCCCAGCTGGTGACGGAAATCAGCCATTTCCGGCATAAAACCAatagagagaaaacagcacAAGTGAAGGCTACGAAGTCATTTCTGTCTTCGACACCTGCCAGGTCTGATCGTTCCTGGGAAATTCCCGGTGGTGGCCCAGCGGTGGAGGGACACAAAGGCAACGGGAACCTAAGAAGCATTTCATAATCCCCACTACCCCACCGCTTCGCTCTTGCGAAGTGGACATACAACCGAAACAGAGGGAatgcgcgagaaaggagacattGCCTGTTACAGCAAGCAAAAGACGCAGCGTTGTCGTAGACACCTATCGATctacaaatatatgtatacggTTAACTAGTTGTGTTTACACTTGCCTAAATGTGCACATGCAGATCATGACGAAGAGAACAAGCGCAGGAAATTATGTGGTTTTTAAAGGGGGTAAAAGATACCTTTCCCCGCCTTGGGGCCCTGGTGCCTGAAGAACCCGCTTTCTGTATCTTGAGGGCGAACCCATAGGGACACTCCAAGGACATCTCTTCCGGTTTCGCGCGCcatccagagagagagacgctctgGTGGTGCCTGCTTTAGCACGTCGATAAGAAAAAGGTAGGCGTGAGAAGGCGCAACATTTGAAGGGTTGCCCctgccttccccttccttcctcaGGTACGTTGAcatttcccttctttcccaTTTACTTCGCTGTCGTTGTCCTGTCCAGAGCCTCGctgtcctttttcctctggaGCGCGCCCAACTCTATCCCCAGTCCGACCTGTCCGCGGAGCGCCTCCCAGGACgcgaaaagacagaagcagCTGCctggaagaggagggaagaagtcTAACAGAAGGCAAGAGAACGGTGTCAGGACGTCGTGCCCATTGAAAGAAACCGA is part of the Neospora caninum Liverpool complete genome, chromosome II genome and encodes:
- a CDS encoding pollux, isoform A, related → MKKSAAMAALEGRTLLTASGAREEGEKEGEDGGREEDVGRNPNRGRDGDADAVLPICTRGGLLAASVNGMEERHPGGEAEDRKRQLDARERDTPGRQGAGEAKGDGRKRESLDAQRDTSVQISESEDSPDASAAHIGVTASRGSGRGDSGVCTPLTQAGHGGTGDGDESPEERGGRIDAEEALDAAERTRFSGVQAREKERDTGDTNDAGEKSRHFVSPGLTSEKRQEEGRGAADVEHVLGSRRSRHEISPQVSTPPSSGHTSLLSSPCPSSLPSLSSSPSPSSSPSLSSSSPSLPCLSSAHPAAASSGSLSGEDVAQVVERLRREKAEATEIFAETVSRYDEEIRFLRAQLAACGGPQRAPQPHASSKSEGSLPRHRSASSFSFVFSSFQSSGRSPVRERERPRTGDSSALFPRYASYGRRRRDKSTSSLSSPPSSLSLPGVSSSSPLASLDEAAPSSALLRMSGDEGNVPIAEKLVESDRSRSLPNGPPAGETALPPLPISTGGNILLEKGEEKKEDGAGAGNEAASHASRTGIPFSTLTEKTRFPFASGIRTSGSKSGITAFAISPRHGQANVVSVASPWREEAASAAALRCTYTAEGRGLEEGCRPDAVGGAAGASPERKTGEGRGAGELRIEPPECTDTSHGGRLKQLGERRPGKDESSPKASLHRVASRIAATSVAKKLYGMGRLASSLHHSSSHAPEPKSSTPSASPSFLAAAGFALGTEKEESPFSVGSTNSYTPLPANAPVETGACTASVEAPGEATGTPASATSTRQDVASSSRFFQDGVSAAAASRNPLAEAARAEACGEAERARTEEAEERPVPAPETGEAADKEDSVFSRSAVSKKDRRISLGAGFARFASGAVATAPAGPPLARSQTSTAALTSGEKADSSVSMGVSRSWRALLFSRDKTSTHSSSSSSSSSSSSSSSSSSSLASFASSSVLSSRGGTSGGKGREKREEGLGASTGRETGQLYLPSSLRFRSKGAKESRLAAATARRPAVDAVDPSVLSAATWIDVILPDWNSQRGSALFSRLLHAGVPTEVRGEVWKKAVGDQLLITPRLYEILLSRVQHVRSYLVRTNRRYRDRIAETMRTDEERDQEERDQEARKEKTEKEKNEGDARGRDRDAGAPTEKAGEEGNGRRSRECCPCCRHGAARESPGEREESTRSPVARRLPSRSDQDNPKLHVDGPASKNRPSSVSGSEETRSASLAPQTCCCCCVTCGGCKLSASEPVSASAAPASFSTCPCGFFNWEPGVFSAFQTIAMDLHRTLPRLGACRTRVSRPAREENRRGGVETPEALAGKTENQPGREGGKTERGEETEARETMESEAEVEKESMETEVKAEEMVETRGETNREVGGAGENAPGDEVQGDQGKARRIGESRNEERTGTENDEDGNSKEEGQTLNLATSESRPVAGVSGKEEYIEEAKEEDAASLQKGNDRQSAKKPSQEEDREDTRERFAGSVRRGSPSKSNFVTVQRPGYCNPPSSSSSSSSSSSSSSSSSSSSSCSSSSSSSSFSSSSASSSRSRSKSRERVDTQAVQPLPFCVPASHMMYEYLRCVLEAYAVFRPDVGYVQGMAYLAGAFLLYMDEYSTFVCLSNLLLRKSLHAFYTFDMAVVGLYFRTFDALLAEKLPRTAAHFEALGISSDMFLIEWMYTLFTRCLPFELVSRVWDFFLVEGDIVLFQASLAILAYFQDELLSGSLDECMAVLSSSTTTHFQAMEALRRELRLAPITASIFTVAATLLPF